A single region of the Thioalkalivibrio nitratireducens DSM 14787 genome encodes:
- a CDS encoding DEAD/DEAH box helicase, with the protein MSEAAGAVQVDTGSDDPVRWLVRRLKTRYRGRITGNVVLPGRPARLLPLPDGLDPRLASALRARGVVQLYSHQREAWDAVTAGRHTVVVTPTASGKTLCYNLPVLQSALTNRAKALYLFPTKALSQDQVAELMELNEAGGLGIRAFTFDGDTPGDARKAVRTRGDIVVSNPDMLHQGVLPHHTKWAQFFENLRYVVIDEMHSYRGVFGSHVANVIRRLRRVCQFYGSDPVFVLSSATIANPAELAEGLIGEPVTAITESGAPAGERHLLLWNPPVVNADLGIRASARSQATRIARMAVKSGLKTIVFAQSRLMVEVLTKYLKDVFDADPRKPARVAAYRGGYLPGQRRETEKALRAGNVDCVIATSALELGVDIGSLDVCVLNGYPGTIAATWQRLGRAGRRQRPSLGVLVATSQPLDQYIIRNPEFFLESSPEHARIDPDQLLILLDHVRCAAFELPFRRGDRFCKENLEELLTYLEEHGVLHREADTWHWTEDSYPAQSVSLRSVAEGNFVVVDTTGGRKDIIAEVDYSSAAETLYEGAIYMVQAQTWQVERLDWTGRKAFVTKTEVDYYTDAIDYTRLKILDRFEHRQDGRTETAHGEVHLVRRIPGYKKIRYYSHENIGYGNIDLPDQEMHTTAAWWEVAPEVLAQWFPNRQQALDGFLGAAYAMHHVAALIAMSEPQDIGRAVGDGDARWFATVGTDGRGQMRSLEGGEQDPERETRFRPAVFLYDNYPGGVGLAAPLYDQRDRVIGDAARLIRDCDCRHGCPACIGPILASDEERGFSPKAAALTVLAQFLADGPETPA; encoded by the coding sequence ATGTCGGAGGCGGCCGGGGCGGTGCAGGTGGATACCGGGAGCGACGACCCGGTGCGGTGGCTGGTGCGGCGCCTGAAGACCCGCTACCGGGGGCGGATCACCGGGAATGTGGTGCTGCCCGGGCGCCCGGCGCGGCTGCTGCCGCTGCCCGACGGACTCGACCCGCGCCTGGCGTCCGCGCTGCGCGCCCGCGGCGTGGTCCAGCTCTACAGCCACCAGCGCGAGGCCTGGGACGCGGTGACCGCCGGGCGGCACACGGTGGTGGTCACTCCCACCGCGTCGGGCAAGACACTCTGCTACAACCTGCCCGTGCTGCAGTCCGCGCTCACGAACCGGGCGAAGGCGCTGTACCTGTTTCCGACCAAGGCACTGTCGCAGGACCAGGTCGCCGAGCTGATGGAGCTGAACGAGGCCGGAGGGCTCGGCATCCGCGCGTTCACCTTCGACGGCGACACGCCCGGCGACGCACGCAAGGCCGTGCGCACCCGGGGCGACATCGTCGTGTCGAACCCGGACATGCTGCACCAGGGTGTGCTGCCGCACCACACCAAGTGGGCGCAGTTCTTCGAGAACCTGCGCTACGTGGTGATCGACGAGATGCACAGCTACCGCGGCGTGTTCGGCTCGCACGTCGCGAACGTGATCCGCCGGCTGCGGCGCGTCTGCCAGTTCTACGGCTCCGACCCGGTGTTCGTGCTCAGCTCGGCCACCATCGCGAACCCGGCGGAGTTGGCCGAGGGCCTGATCGGCGAGCCAGTGACCGCCATCACCGAGAGCGGCGCGCCCGCCGGCGAGCGCCACCTGCTGCTGTGGAATCCACCGGTGGTGAATGCCGATCTCGGCATCCGCGCGTCGGCGCGCTCGCAGGCGACGCGCATCGCCCGGATGGCGGTGAAAAGCGGGCTGAAGACGATCGTGTTCGCGCAGTCGCGGCTGATGGTCGAGGTGCTGACCAAGTACCTGAAGGACGTGTTCGACGCCGATCCCCGCAAGCCGGCACGGGTCGCCGCCTACCGCGGCGGCTACCTGCCCGGCCAGCGGCGCGAGACCGAGAAGGCGCTGCGTGCCGGCAACGTCGACTGCGTGATCGCGACCTCGGCATTGGAACTCGGCGTCGACATCGGCAGCCTCGACGTCTGCGTGCTGAACGGCTATCCGGGGACGATCGCAGCGACCTGGCAGCGCCTGGGCCGGGCCGGGCGTCGCCAGCGTCCGTCGCTCGGCGTGCTGGTGGCGACCAGCCAGCCGCTGGATCAGTACATCATCCGCAACCCGGAGTTCTTCCTCGAAAGCTCCCCGGAGCACGCGCGCATCGATCCCGACCAGTTGCTGATCCTGCTCGACCACGTGCGCTGCGCGGCGTTCGAACTGCCGTTCCGCAGGGGCGACCGTTTCTGCAAGGAGAACCTCGAGGAACTGCTGACCTACCTCGAGGAGCACGGCGTGTTGCACCGCGAGGCCGACACCTGGCACTGGACCGAGGACAGCTACCCCGCGCAGAGCGTGAGCCTGCGCTCGGTCGCCGAAGGCAACTTCGTCGTCGTCGACACCACCGGCGGGCGCAAGGACATCATCGCCGAGGTCGATTACTCCAGCGCCGCCGAGACGTTGTACGAGGGTGCAATCTACATGGTGCAGGCGCAGACCTGGCAGGTCGAACGGCTGGACTGGACCGGGCGCAAGGCGTTCGTGACCAAGACCGAGGTGGATTACTACACCGACGCGATCGACTACACGCGCCTGAAGATCCTCGACCGCTTCGAGCACCGCCAGGACGGACGCACCGAGACCGCGCACGGCGAGGTGCACCTGGTCCGGCGTATCCCCGGCTACAAGAAGATCCGCTACTACAGCCACGAGAACATCGGCTACGGGAACATCGACCTGCCGGACCAGGAGATGCACACGACCGCCGCCTGGTGGGAGGTCGCACCGGAGGTGCTGGCGCAGTGGTTTCCGAACCGCCAGCAGGCACTGGACGGCTTCCTCGGCGCGGCCTATGCGATGCACCACGTGGCGGCGCTGATCGCGATGTCCGAGCCGCAGGACATCGGCCGCGCGGTCGGCGACGGCGACGCCCGCTGGTTCGCGACCGTCGGCACGGACGGGCGCGGGCAGATGCGCAGCCTCGAAGGTGGCGAACAGGATCCCGAGCGCGAAACCCGGTTTCGCCCCGCGGTGTTCCTGTATGACAACTACCCGGGCGGCGTCGGGCTCGCTGCGCCGCTGTACGATCAGCGCGACCGGGTGATCGGAGACGCGGCGCGGCTGATCCGCGACTGCGACTGCCGTCACGGCTGCCCGGCCTGTATCGGCCCGATCCTCGCGTCCGACGAAGAGCGCGGCTTCTCGCCGAAGGCGGCGGCGCTGACGGTGCTCGCGCAGTTCCTGGCCGATGGACCTGAAACGCCGGCTTGA
- a CDS encoding MerC family mercury resistance protein has translation MVAILGYSREQIHSAVQDMYTTVADHPDSHFHFPVGASASALVGYPPERTAPLPRAVQESFAGVGYPFNGEAVRRGDTVLDIGAGAGVDTLIAGQLAGPDGHVVALDLTTAMTRKLRHAASESGGAPVSVIRGSAEALPLADASVDSITSNGALNLVPDKRRAIGEMFRVLRPGGCLQLADVVIDRPVTVDCAEDPRLWVECVVGATVDEDLLHMFRDAGFEDVRVLGSRDYFAHSPSRQTREVAAGFGARSVELAMRRGNRAPSRTAQFFRRVNPARLAASLWRRGFAGVLGLAAALLACYGTLAALGLLAVLGIGLALDEGIWAGAIALFAVLTALAVVPGFRRHRGVGPSLLAAGGAGVIVYALFVNYHALTELTGFVALAGAVGWDIWLRRRQQARLLGLGAQSR, from the coding sequence TTGGTCGCCATACTCGGTTACTCGCGGGAGCAGATTCACTCGGCGGTGCAGGATATGTATACCACCGTGGCCGACCACCCCGACTCGCACTTCCATTTCCCGGTCGGGGCCTCCGCCAGCGCGCTGGTCGGCTATCCGCCCGAGCGCACCGCCCCCCTTCCGCGCGCCGTGCAGGAATCGTTCGCCGGCGTCGGCTACCCCTTCAATGGCGAAGCCGTCCGGCGCGGGGACACCGTGCTCGACATCGGCGCCGGGGCCGGGGTGGACACACTGATCGCCGGCCAGCTGGCAGGTCCCGACGGACATGTGGTCGCGCTCGACCTGACCACGGCGATGACCCGCAAGCTCCGGCACGCCGCCAGCGAATCCGGGGGCGCTCCGGTCAGCGTAATCCGGGGTTCGGCAGAGGCGCTGCCGCTGGCAGATGCGAGCGTCGACAGCATCACCAGCAACGGTGCGCTGAACCTGGTCCCGGACAAGCGACGCGCGATCGGCGAGATGTTCCGCGTGCTGCGTCCTGGCGGGTGCCTGCAACTCGCCGACGTGGTGATCGACCGGCCCGTCACCGTCGACTGCGCCGAGGATCCGCGTCTCTGGGTCGAGTGCGTGGTCGGTGCGACCGTCGACGAGGACCTGCTGCACATGTTTCGCGACGCCGGGTTCGAGGATGTGCGGGTGCTGGGCTCGCGGGACTATTTCGCCCACAGCCCGAGCCGCCAGACCCGCGAGGTCGCCGCCGGCTTCGGGGCGCGTTCGGTCGAGCTCGCGATGCGCCGTGGCAATCGTGCGCCGTCCCGCACCGCGCAGTTCTTCCGGAGGGTGAATCCCGCGCGCCTGGCCGCATCGCTCTGGCGGCGGGGCTTCGCGGGCGTGCTGGGACTCGCGGCCGCACTGCTGGCCTGCTACGGCACGCTGGCCGCGCTGGGGCTGCTCGCGGTGCTCGGAATCGGCCTCGCGCTCGACGAAGGCATCTGGGCCGGGGCGATCGCACTGTTCGCGGTGCTGACGGCGCTGGCGGTCGTGCCCGGGTTCCGCCGCCACCGCGGGGTCGGTCCGTCGCTACTGGCTGCCGGCGGCGCGGGCGTGATCGTCTACGCGCTGTTCGTGAATTACCACGCGCTGACGGAACTGACCGGGTTCGTGGCCCTGGCCGGCGCGGTGGGCTGGGACATCTGGCTGCGCCGGCGGCAACAGGCAAGGCTGCTGGGGTTGGGCGCGCAGTCGCGGTAG
- a CDS encoding Rieske 2Fe-2S domain-containing protein: MSDALNYLVQVRGDALGHYFKFLKDAGKHLDPKTRNLISVITKVHSQTEAGFKQYLMRALREGCTPMEVIDALMMAFPALGLAKVVWATEIILKMDIPEFSPELIAAEPQWRDVMAADDIADGEVLRVESATRTVFVYREGDSYRVYDSHCPHQVTNIPHLALEGMTLTCPKHQWKFDIRTGDCIAKGKHPMKAFETRVADGRLLAWW, encoded by the coding sequence ATGAGCGATGCCCTGAACTACCTGGTCCAGGTGCGCGGCGACGCGCTCGGCCATTACTTCAAGTTTCTCAAGGACGCCGGCAAACACCTCGACCCGAAGACCCGCAATCTGATCTCGGTGATCACCAAGGTCCATTCCCAGACCGAGGCAGGCTTCAAGCAGTATTTGATGCGCGCGCTGCGCGAGGGCTGCACGCCGATGGAGGTCATCGACGCACTGATGATGGCGTTCCCAGCATTGGGCTTGGCCAAGGTCGTCTGGGCCACCGAAATCATTCTGAAGATGGATATTCCGGAGTTTTCCCCGGAACTGATCGCCGCCGAGCCCCAGTGGCGCGATGTGATGGCCGCCGACGATATCGCGGACGGCGAAGTGCTTCGTGTGGAATCCGCCACCCGTACCGTGTTCGTGTACCGCGAAGGGGATTCCTACCGGGTCTACGATTCGCATTGTCCGCACCAGGTGACCAACATTCCGCATCTGGCCCTGGAGGGCATGACGCTGACCTGTCCGAAACACCAGTGGAAGTTCGACATTCGTACCGGTGACTGCATCGCCAAAGGCAAACACCCGATGAAGGCGTTCGAGACACGGGTCGCGGACGGGCGTCTGTTGGCCTGGTGGTAG
- a CDS encoding L-lactate permease has protein sequence MNLGILFLLALMPVATVFVFLVVLRWPAKHAMPLAYVVTAAIALLLWGTDFRVVAAASVHGVVTALNILFIVFGAILLLYTMRESGAMQTLRQGFTNISPDRRIQAIIIAWMFGSLIEGSAGFGTPAAVAAPLLVAIGFPAMAAVLSALIIQSTPVSFGAVGTPILVGVNAGLSGQEIVEGHIGDVAFADYLLQIGGNVALLHTLVGFLIPLIMVGMLTRFFGKSRSFREGLKAWKFALFAGVSFTIPYLLVAWLLGPEFPSIVGGLVGLAIVVTAAKKGFLVPKEVFQFEERSRWEPEWISRFQDQPDPVRTGAAITMVQALVPYVVVVLLLVITRTVEPVTAFLRSPEMTLSWTGIFGTNINTSSQPLYLPGAVLLVASIVTYFLHRMYREKGAYLRAWGQSGRIIVGASVALIFAVPMVQVFIQSGQASEYASMPLVLAEGVSAVSGAAWPFYSPIIGALGAFIAGSNTVSNMMFSLFQFATAVQIDLTANQAAFVVALQAVGGAAGNMICVHNVVAASATVGLIGREGDLIRKALIPMTYYVLAAGALGMAIIYAATLWYVVWVAIVAAFLLFMLWNKGRQPATAV, from the coding sequence ATGAACCTGGGTATCCTGTTCCTGCTGGCACTGATGCCGGTGGCCACGGTGTTCGTCTTCCTCGTGGTGCTGCGCTGGCCAGCCAAGCACGCGATGCCGTTGGCCTACGTGGTCACGGCGGCGATCGCGCTGCTGCTGTGGGGCACCGATTTCAGGGTGGTCGCTGCGGCGAGCGTGCACGGCGTCGTCACTGCGCTGAACATCCTGTTCATCGTGTTCGGGGCGATCCTGTTGCTATACACGATGCGCGAGAGCGGGGCGATGCAGACGCTGCGCCAGGGGTTCACGAACATCTCGCCCGACCGGCGCATCCAGGCGATCATCATCGCGTGGATGTTCGGCTCGTTGATCGAGGGCTCCGCCGGTTTCGGCACGCCGGCGGCAGTCGCGGCACCGCTGCTGGTCGCGATCGGATTCCCGGCCATGGCGGCGGTGCTGTCGGCGCTGATCATCCAGTCGACGCCAGTGTCGTTCGGCGCCGTTGGTACGCCGATCCTGGTCGGCGTGAACGCCGGCCTGTCGGGGCAGGAGATCGTCGAGGGGCATATCGGCGACGTCGCCTTCGCCGATTACCTGCTGCAGATCGGCGGAAACGTCGCGTTGTTGCACACCCTGGTCGGTTTCCTGATCCCGCTGATCATGGTCGGCATGCTCACGCGTTTCTTCGGTAAGTCGCGTTCGTTCCGCGAGGGCCTGAAGGCGTGGAAGTTCGCGCTGTTCGCGGGCGTGTCGTTCACGATTCCGTACCTGCTGGTTGCCTGGCTGCTGGGCCCGGAGTTCCCGTCGATCGTGGGCGGCCTGGTCGGCCTTGCGATCGTGGTGACCGCTGCGAAGAAGGGCTTCCTGGTCCCGAAGGAAGTATTCCAGTTCGAGGAGCGCAGCCGCTGGGAGCCCGAGTGGATCAGCCGCTTCCAGGATCAGCCGGACCCGGTCAGGACCGGTGCCGCGATCACGATGGTGCAGGCCCTGGTCCCCTATGTCGTGGTGGTGCTCCTGCTGGTGATCACCCGCACCGTGGAGCCGGTCACCGCGTTCCTGCGGTCGCCGGAGATGACGCTGTCCTGGACCGGCATTTTCGGCACCAACATCAATACCTCGTCGCAGCCGCTGTACCTGCCCGGGGCAGTGCTTCTGGTCGCGTCGATCGTCACCTATTTCCTGCATAGAATGTACAGGGAAAAGGGCGCCTATCTCAGGGCCTGGGGCCAGTCCGGGCGGATCATCGTTGGGGCGAGCGTCGCACTGATCTTCGCCGTGCCGATGGTGCAGGTGTTCATCCAGTCCGGGCAGGCGTCGGAGTACGCGAGCATGCCGCTGGTGCTCGCGGAAGGCGTGTCCGCGGTCTCGGGGGCAGCGTGGCCGTTCTACTCGCCGATCATCGGCGCGCTCGGCGCTTTCATCGCCGGTTCGAACACGGTCAGCAACATGATGTTTTCGCTGTTCCAGTTCGCGACTGCCGTGCAGATCGACCTGACCGCCAACCAGGCGGCTTTCGTCGTGGCGCTGCAGGCCGTGGGCGGTGCCGCGGGCAACATGATCTGCGTGCACAACGTGGTCGCGGCGTCGGCCACCGTTGGCCTGATCGGGCGCGAGGGTGACCTGATCCGCAAGGCGCTGATTCCGATGACCTATTACGTGCTCGCAGCCGGTGCACTGGGTATGGCGATCATCTATGCCGCTACGCTCTGGTATGTCGTGTGGGTCGCGATCGTGGCCGCGTTCTTGCTGTTCATGCTCTGGAACAAGGGCAGGCAGCCGGCCACCGCGGTCTGA
- a CDS encoding DUF302 domain-containing protein produces the protein MKHLTTSMLVAGCLTAFTHVSVATADDGMFIIRDTTDSPAELAARIRQYAEGHDDWLFLSEHPLKGGEVTIMKICYPPIGPDFFQADMKASAMLPCGNLAIYEEGNLTRMSLLHPRFMNELYPDPNLERAGDKALPAFEAMLDTVFD, from the coding sequence ATGAAACACCTGACCACGAGCATGCTGGTTGCCGGCTGTCTGACGGCCTTCACCCACGTATCGGTCGCCACCGCGGACGACGGGATGTTCATCATCCGCGATACCACCGACTCGCCCGCGGAACTCGCCGCCAGGATCCGGCAATATGCGGAAGGGCACGACGACTGGCTGTTCCTCTCGGAGCACCCATTGAAGGGAGGAGAAGTGACGATCATGAAGATCTGCTATCCGCCGATCGGCCCGGACTTCTTCCAGGCGGACATGAAGGCGTCCGCGATGCTGCCCTGCGGCAACCTCGCGATCTACGAGGAAGGAAACCTCACCCGGATGTCACTGCTGCATCCGCGTTTCATGAACGAACTCTATCCCGATCCCAACCTCGAGAGGGCGGGGGACAAGGCCCTGCCCGCCTTCGAAGCGATGCTGGACACCGTGTTCGATTGA
- a CDS encoding anti-sigma factor family protein has protein sequence MTAHEINCEEVIRLLFEYLDRELDPARSSDIDRHLERCRECFSRAEFEKKLRARVHAAAEDEAPPRLRRRVRRLIERF, from the coding sequence ATGACAGCACACGAAATCAACTGCGAGGAGGTCATTCGGCTCCTCTTCGAATATTTGGACCGCGAGTTGGATCCAGCCCGGAGCAGCGACATCGACCGCCACCTCGAGCGCTGCCGGGAATGCTTCAGCCGCGCAGAGTTCGAGAAGAAGCTGCGCGCACGCGTGCACGCGGCCGCCGAAGACGAGGCACCGCCGCGGCTGCGGCGTCGAGTGCGGCGCCTGATCGAGCGGTTCTGA
- a CDS encoding RNA polymerase sigma factor: MADPGADDARSLGRSERRDIFERTVDRLMDRLYGTALRLAGDPDDAEDIVAETVAKAWASFGDLRDAGSLEGWLFRILNNTFVSAWRRHRTRSQVEQHTDPEITDPSAVADFSLFEKLHQPFLLWWGTPEERFLNDLLREDLQAALDNLPDAFRIVVVLVEVQGHTYEEVADLLEIPVGTVRSRLSRGRSLLQRRLWEIAREEGLDPGATGHGKTR; this comes from the coding sequence ATGGCGGACCCAGGCGCAGACGATGCGAGATCTCTCGGCAGGAGCGAGCGTCGGGACATCTTCGAGAGGACGGTCGATCGGCTCATGGATCGCCTTTATGGCACGGCCCTGCGCCTGGCGGGTGATCCGGACGACGCCGAAGACATCGTCGCCGAGACAGTGGCGAAGGCCTGGGCCAGTTTCGGAGACCTGCGTGACGCGGGATCCCTCGAGGGCTGGCTGTTCCGTATACTCAACAACACCTTCGTCAGCGCGTGGCGCCGCCACCGGACACGGAGCCAGGTGGAACAGCACACCGATCCCGAGATCACCGATCCGTCCGCGGTCGCCGACTTCTCGCTGTTCGAGAAACTGCACCAGCCGTTCCTGCTGTGGTGGGGAACCCCGGAGGAGCGTTTCCTGAACGATCTGCTCCGGGAGGACCTGCAGGCGGCACTCGACAACCTGCCGGACGCATTTCGTATCGTCGTCGTGCTGGTCGAGGTGCAGGGGCATACCTATGAGGAAGTCGCCGATCTACTCGAAATCCCGGTCGGGACCGTGCGCTCGCGCCTGAGCCGGGGGCGCAGTCTGCTGCAGCGCCGTCTCTGGGAGATCGCTCGGGAGGAAGGATTGGATCCCGGTGCGACGGGGCACGGGAAGACGCGATGA